From a region of the Ovis aries strain OAR_USU_Benz2616 breed Rambouillet chromosome 2, ARS-UI_Ramb_v3.0, whole genome shotgun sequence genome:
- the CTNNAL1 gene encoding alpha-catulin isoform X2, with the protein MAASLGPAGGGGAGAAHGSGPSGFAFDSGLEIKTRSVEQTLLPLVSQITTLINHKDNTKKSDKTLQAIQRVGQAVNLAVGRFVKVGEAIADENWDLKEEIKIACIEAKQAGETIAALTDVSSLNRPESDGQITIFTDKTGVIKAARLLLSSVTRVLLLADRVVIKQIIRSRNKVLATMERLEKVNSFQEFVQIFSQFGNEMVEFAHLTGDRQNDLKDEKKKAKMAAARSVLEKCTMMLLTASKTCLRHPNCESAHKNKEGVFDRMKVALDKVIEIVTECKPNGENDISSISIFTGIKEFKMNIETLRENLYFQSKETLSAMLEALLERTEDFTDCAYTSHEHRERILELSAQARTELQQLISVWIQAQSRKTKSIAEELELTILKISHNLNELKKELHSTAAQLAADLLKYHADHVVLKALKLTGVEGNLEGLAEYACKLSEQKERLVETCRLLRHVSGTEPLEITCLHAEETFQVTGQQIISAAETLTLHPSSKIAKENLDVFCEAWESQISDMSILLREINDVFEGRRGEKYGYLSLPKPMKNSANLRSLKADKPDSEEQAKIAKLGLKLGLLTSDANCEIEKWEDQENEMVLSGRNMSSMAYSLYLFTRGEGPLKTYQDLIHQLEVFAEEGLKLASSVQAFSKQLKDDDKLMLLLEINKFVPLCHQLQTIIKTPLQNQVFLKVDKCITKARSMMAVLVQLLSLCYKLLKKVR; encoded by the exons atcacCACACTTATTAATCATAAAGATAATACCAAAAAGTCTGATAAAACTCTGCAAGCAATTCAGCGTGTCGGACAAGCTGTCAACTTGGCGGTTGGAAGATTTGTTAAGGTGGGGGAAGCTATAGCCGATGAAAACTGGGActtgaaagaggaaataaagattgCCTGCATTGAAGCTAAACAAGCAG GAGAAACAATCGCAGCACTTACAGATGTGAGCAGCCTGAATCGTCCAGAATCAGATGGCCAGATCACAATTTTTACAGATAAAACAGGAGTCATAAAGGCTGCAAGATTACTTCTTTCTTCAGTGACGAGAGTGTTGCTACTGGCAGACCGAGTAGTCATTAAGCAGATAATAAGATCGAGAAATAAG GTTCTTGCAACTATGGAAAGGCTGGAGAAAGTGAATAGCTTTCAAGAGTTTGTCCAAATATTCAGTCAGTTTGGGAATGAAATGGTGGAGTTTGCACATCTAACTGGAGATAGacaaaat gatttgaaggatgaaaagaaaaaagcaaaaatggcaGCAGCTAGATCAGTTCTTGAAAAGTGTACAATGATGCTGCTCACAGCTTCAAAG ACTTGTCTCAGGCATCCCAACTGTGAGtcagcccataaaaataaagaaggagTATTTGACCGGATGAAAGTGGCATTAGATAAGGTCATTGAAATTGTGACTGAATGCAAACCAAATGGAGAGAATGACATTTCATCTATCAGTATTTTTACTGGGATTAAGGAATTCAAG ATGAATATTGAAACTCTTCGGGAGAATCTTTATTTTCAGTCAAAAGAGACTCTCTCAGCGATGTTGGAAGCCCTCTTGGAGCGCACGGAGGACTTCACTGATTGTGCCTACACCAGCCATGAGCACAGGGAACGCATCTTGGAACTGTCAGCTCAGGCGAGGACGGAATTGCAGCAGTTAATTTCTGTGTGGATTCAAGCT caaAGCAGGAAAACAAAAAGCATCGCTGAAGAACTGGAACTCACTATATTGAAAATCAGTCACAATCTCAATGAACTTAAGAAAGAG CTTCATAGTACAGCAGCTCAGCTGGCAGCAGATCTGTTAAAATACCATGCTGATCATGTGGTTCTAAAAGCATTAAAACTTACTGGAGTAGAAGGAAATTTAGAAGGTTTGGCTGAATATGCCTGCAAACTCTCTGAACAGAAAGAGCGGCTTGTTGAG ACCTGTCGATTATTGAGACATGTATCGGGGACAGAACCTCTTGAAATAACCTGTCTACATGCAGAGGAGACATTTCAGGTGACTGGCCAGCAG ATAATTTCTGCTGCTGAAACTTTGACACTGCATCCATCTAGTAAAATTGCTAAAGAAAATCTAGATGTATTCTGTGAAGCCTGGGAATCCCAAATTAGTGACATGTCAATACTGCTGAGAGAAATCAATGATGTGTTTGAAGGAAGACGAG GAGAGAAGTATGGCTACCTTTCACTTCCAAAGCCAATG AAGAATAGTGCAAACCTGAGATCATTAAAGGCAGATAAGCCTGACTCTGAG GAGCAAGCCAAGATAGCAAAGCTTGGACTCAAACTGGGTTTGCTCACTTCTGATGCCAACTGCGAGATTGAGAAGTGGGAGGAtcaggagaatgagatggttctATCTGGACGGAACATGTCCAGTATGGCCTATTCTCTGTATTTATTTACTAG ggGAGAGGGGCCATTAAAAACCTACCAGGATTTAATTCATCAACTAGAG GTTTTTGCTGAAGAGGGTTTGAAGCTTGCTTCAAGTGTACAGGCTTTCTCAAAACAG CTGAAAGATGATGACAAACTTATGCTTCTCCTGGAAATAAACAAGTTTGTCCCTCTCTGCCACCAGCTCCAGACAATAATTAAGACACCTTTACAGAATCAAGTGTTTCTAAAG GTTGATAAGTGTATTACAAAGGCAAGATCCATGATGGCTGTTTTGGTTCAGCTTCTCTCACTTTGCTATAAACTGTTGAAGAAGGTGAGATGA
- the CTNNAL1 gene encoding alpha-catulin isoform X1, producing MAASLGPAGGGGAGAAHGSGPSGFAFDSGLEIKTRSVEQTLLPLVSQITTLINHKDNTKKSDKTLQAIQRVGQAVNLAVGRFVKVGEAIADENWDLKEEIKIACIEAKQAGETIAALTDVSSLNRPESDGQITIFTDKTGVIKAARLLLSSVTRVLLLADRVVIKQIIRSRNKVLATMERLEKVNSFQEFVQIFSQFGNEMVEFAHLTGDRQNDLKDEKKKAKMAAARSVLEKCTMMLLTASKTCLRHPNCESAHKNKEGVFDRMKVALDKVIEIVTECKPNGENDISSISIFTGIKEFKMNIETLRENLYFQSKETLSAMLEALLERTEDFTDCAYTSHEHRERILELSAQARTELQQLISVWIQAQSRKTKSIAEELELTILKISHNLNELKKELHSTAAQLAADLLKYHADHVVLKALKLTGVEGNLEGLAEYACKLSEQKERLVETCRLLRHVSGTEPLEITCLHAEETFQVTGQQIISAAETLTLHPSSKIAKENLDVFCEAWESQISDMSILLREINDVFEGRRGEKYGYLSLPKPMKNSANLRSLKADKPDSEEQAKIAKLGLKLGLLTSDANCEIEKWEDQENEMVLSGRNMSSMAYSLYLFTRGEGPLKTYQDLIHQLEVFAEEGLKLASSVQAFSKQLKDDDKLMLLLEINKFVPLCHQLQTIIKTPLQNQVFLKVKGTVGCAGRHLRNVHTPFFIRLASSLFLQIKC from the exons atcacCACACTTATTAATCATAAAGATAATACCAAAAAGTCTGATAAAACTCTGCAAGCAATTCAGCGTGTCGGACAAGCTGTCAACTTGGCGGTTGGAAGATTTGTTAAGGTGGGGGAAGCTATAGCCGATGAAAACTGGGActtgaaagaggaaataaagattgCCTGCATTGAAGCTAAACAAGCAG GAGAAACAATCGCAGCACTTACAGATGTGAGCAGCCTGAATCGTCCAGAATCAGATGGCCAGATCACAATTTTTACAGATAAAACAGGAGTCATAAAGGCTGCAAGATTACTTCTTTCTTCAGTGACGAGAGTGTTGCTACTGGCAGACCGAGTAGTCATTAAGCAGATAATAAGATCGAGAAATAAG GTTCTTGCAACTATGGAAAGGCTGGAGAAAGTGAATAGCTTTCAAGAGTTTGTCCAAATATTCAGTCAGTTTGGGAATGAAATGGTGGAGTTTGCACATCTAACTGGAGATAGacaaaat gatttgaaggatgaaaagaaaaaagcaaaaatggcaGCAGCTAGATCAGTTCTTGAAAAGTGTACAATGATGCTGCTCACAGCTTCAAAG ACTTGTCTCAGGCATCCCAACTGTGAGtcagcccataaaaataaagaaggagTATTTGACCGGATGAAAGTGGCATTAGATAAGGTCATTGAAATTGTGACTGAATGCAAACCAAATGGAGAGAATGACATTTCATCTATCAGTATTTTTACTGGGATTAAGGAATTCAAG ATGAATATTGAAACTCTTCGGGAGAATCTTTATTTTCAGTCAAAAGAGACTCTCTCAGCGATGTTGGAAGCCCTCTTGGAGCGCACGGAGGACTTCACTGATTGTGCCTACACCAGCCATGAGCACAGGGAACGCATCTTGGAACTGTCAGCTCAGGCGAGGACGGAATTGCAGCAGTTAATTTCTGTGTGGATTCAAGCT caaAGCAGGAAAACAAAAAGCATCGCTGAAGAACTGGAACTCACTATATTGAAAATCAGTCACAATCTCAATGAACTTAAGAAAGAG CTTCATAGTACAGCAGCTCAGCTGGCAGCAGATCTGTTAAAATACCATGCTGATCATGTGGTTCTAAAAGCATTAAAACTTACTGGAGTAGAAGGAAATTTAGAAGGTTTGGCTGAATATGCCTGCAAACTCTCTGAACAGAAAGAGCGGCTTGTTGAG ACCTGTCGATTATTGAGACATGTATCGGGGACAGAACCTCTTGAAATAACCTGTCTACATGCAGAGGAGACATTTCAGGTGACTGGCCAGCAG ATAATTTCTGCTGCTGAAACTTTGACACTGCATCCATCTAGTAAAATTGCTAAAGAAAATCTAGATGTATTCTGTGAAGCCTGGGAATCCCAAATTAGTGACATGTCAATACTGCTGAGAGAAATCAATGATGTGTTTGAAGGAAGACGAG GAGAGAAGTATGGCTACCTTTCACTTCCAAAGCCAATG AAGAATAGTGCAAACCTGAGATCATTAAAGGCAGATAAGCCTGACTCTGAG GAGCAAGCCAAGATAGCAAAGCTTGGACTCAAACTGGGTTTGCTCACTTCTGATGCCAACTGCGAGATTGAGAAGTGGGAGGAtcaggagaatgagatggttctATCTGGACGGAACATGTCCAGTATGGCCTATTCTCTGTATTTATTTACTAG ggGAGAGGGGCCATTAAAAACCTACCAGGATTTAATTCATCAACTAGAG GTTTTTGCTGAAGAGGGTTTGAAGCTTGCTTCAAGTGTACAGGCTTTCTCAAAACAG CTGAAAGATGATGACAAACTTATGCTTCTCCTGGAAATAAACAAGTTTGTCCCTCTCTGCCACCAGCTCCAGACAATAATTAAGACACCTTTACAGAATCAAGTGTTTCTAAAGGTAAAAGGGACAGTGGGATGTGCAGGAAGGCACTTGAGAAACGTTCACACTCCTTTTTTTATTAGGTTAGCATCCAGCCTCTTTCTTCAAATAAAGTGTTAA
- the CTNNAL1 gene encoding alpha-catulin isoform X3 — MAASLGPAGGGGAGAAHGSGPSGFAFDSGLEIKTRSVEQTLLPLVSQITTLINHKDNTKKSDKTLQAIQRVGQAVNLAVGRFVKVGEAIADENWDLKEEIKIACIEAKQAGETIAALTDVSSLNRPESDGQITIFTDKTGVIKAARLLLSSVTRVLLLADRVVIKQIIRSRNKVLATMERLEKVNSFQEFVQIFSQFGNEMVEFAHLTGDRQNDLKDEKKKAKMAAARSVLEKCTMMLLTASKTCLRHPNCESAHKNKEGVFDRMKVALDKVIEIVTECKPNGENDISSISIFTGIKEFKMNIETLRENLYFQSKETLSAMLEALLERTEDFTDCAYTSHEHRERILELSAQARTELQQLISVWIQAQSRKTKSIAEELELTILKISHNLNELKKELHSTAAQLAADLLKYHADHVVLKALKLTGVEGNLEGLAEYACKLSEQKERLVETCRLLRHVSGTEPLEITCLHAEETFQVTGQQIISAAETLTLHPSSKIAKENLDVFCEAWESQISDMSILLREINDVFEGRRGEKYGYLSLPKPMKNSANLRSLKADKPDSEEQAKIAKLGLKLGLLTSDANCEIEKWEDQENEMVLSGRNMSSMAYSLYLFTRGEGPLKTYQDLIHQLEVFAEEGLKLASSVQAFSKQLKDDDKLMLLLEINKFVPLCHQLQTIIKTPLQNQVFLKVDKCITKARSMMAVLVQLLSLCYKLLKKL, encoded by the exons atcacCACACTTATTAATCATAAAGATAATACCAAAAAGTCTGATAAAACTCTGCAAGCAATTCAGCGTGTCGGACAAGCTGTCAACTTGGCGGTTGGAAGATTTGTTAAGGTGGGGGAAGCTATAGCCGATGAAAACTGGGActtgaaagaggaaataaagattgCCTGCATTGAAGCTAAACAAGCAG GAGAAACAATCGCAGCACTTACAGATGTGAGCAGCCTGAATCGTCCAGAATCAGATGGCCAGATCACAATTTTTACAGATAAAACAGGAGTCATAAAGGCTGCAAGATTACTTCTTTCTTCAGTGACGAGAGTGTTGCTACTGGCAGACCGAGTAGTCATTAAGCAGATAATAAGATCGAGAAATAAG GTTCTTGCAACTATGGAAAGGCTGGAGAAAGTGAATAGCTTTCAAGAGTTTGTCCAAATATTCAGTCAGTTTGGGAATGAAATGGTGGAGTTTGCACATCTAACTGGAGATAGacaaaat gatttgaaggatgaaaagaaaaaagcaaaaatggcaGCAGCTAGATCAGTTCTTGAAAAGTGTACAATGATGCTGCTCACAGCTTCAAAG ACTTGTCTCAGGCATCCCAACTGTGAGtcagcccataaaaataaagaaggagTATTTGACCGGATGAAAGTGGCATTAGATAAGGTCATTGAAATTGTGACTGAATGCAAACCAAATGGAGAGAATGACATTTCATCTATCAGTATTTTTACTGGGATTAAGGAATTCAAG ATGAATATTGAAACTCTTCGGGAGAATCTTTATTTTCAGTCAAAAGAGACTCTCTCAGCGATGTTGGAAGCCCTCTTGGAGCGCACGGAGGACTTCACTGATTGTGCCTACACCAGCCATGAGCACAGGGAACGCATCTTGGAACTGTCAGCTCAGGCGAGGACGGAATTGCAGCAGTTAATTTCTGTGTGGATTCAAGCT caaAGCAGGAAAACAAAAAGCATCGCTGAAGAACTGGAACTCACTATATTGAAAATCAGTCACAATCTCAATGAACTTAAGAAAGAG CTTCATAGTACAGCAGCTCAGCTGGCAGCAGATCTGTTAAAATACCATGCTGATCATGTGGTTCTAAAAGCATTAAAACTTACTGGAGTAGAAGGAAATTTAGAAGGTTTGGCTGAATATGCCTGCAAACTCTCTGAACAGAAAGAGCGGCTTGTTGAG ACCTGTCGATTATTGAGACATGTATCGGGGACAGAACCTCTTGAAATAACCTGTCTACATGCAGAGGAGACATTTCAGGTGACTGGCCAGCAG ATAATTTCTGCTGCTGAAACTTTGACACTGCATCCATCTAGTAAAATTGCTAAAGAAAATCTAGATGTATTCTGTGAAGCCTGGGAATCCCAAATTAGTGACATGTCAATACTGCTGAGAGAAATCAATGATGTGTTTGAAGGAAGACGAG GAGAGAAGTATGGCTACCTTTCACTTCCAAAGCCAATG AAGAATAGTGCAAACCTGAGATCATTAAAGGCAGATAAGCCTGACTCTGAG GAGCAAGCCAAGATAGCAAAGCTTGGACTCAAACTGGGTTTGCTCACTTCTGATGCCAACTGCGAGATTGAGAAGTGGGAGGAtcaggagaatgagatggttctATCTGGACGGAACATGTCCAGTATGGCCTATTCTCTGTATTTATTTACTAG ggGAGAGGGGCCATTAAAAACCTACCAGGATTTAATTCATCAACTAGAG GTTTTTGCTGAAGAGGGTTTGAAGCTTGCTTCAAGTGTACAGGCTTTCTCAAAACAG CTGAAAGATGATGACAAACTTATGCTTCTCCTGGAAATAAACAAGTTTGTCCCTCTCTGCCACCAGCTCCAGACAATAATTAAGACACCTTTACAGAATCAAGTGTTTCTAAAG GTTGATAAGTGTATTACAAAGGCAAGATCCATGATGGCTGTTTTGGTTCAGCTTCTCTCACTTTGCTATAAACTGTTGAAGAAG CTTTAG